A single region of the Metarhizium brunneum chromosome 6, complete sequence genome encodes:
- the NUG1 gene encoding Nuclear GTP-binding protein NUG1, whose translation MAGTINKPKKPKSKRGTTRLRNKIEKASAAKQKKQRKLAKKNPEWRSKLKKDPGIPNLFPYKEKLLQEIEEKRLRKAAEAEKKREMAKAAKTGATQQGGEEVMDDAEDAEGSVGDVDDEFMDEDEDVDESNPMAALLASAKAAAAQYDKELAESDGMDDDDEDSDDSNNGGMNEVSVGQASSRKTYDKVFKQVVEQADVVLYVLDARDPEGTRSREVERSIMAAAAGGKRLILILNKVDLIPQKVLRDWLVHLRRYFPTLPLRASGAAPNAHVFNHRDLTVQSTSATLFKALKSYAASRQLKRAVSVGVIGYPNVGKSSVINALLSRMSGKGGSSSKACPAGAEAGVTTSIRSVKIDSKLTLLDSPGVVFPSSSSVQSGGLVSLKNATEAHAHLILLNAVPPKQIDDPVPAVGLLIRRLSSSPDLMQKLTNVYDIPALLPNRLDGDVTTDFLVQVARKRGRLGRGGVPNIHAAAMTVVTDWRDGRIQGWVEPPALAVASADASAGPAKKVQNVGEDEVMPDQKEIVTEWAAEFKLDGLWGNDEGAAAAEDAMEE comes from the exons ATGGCGGGCACAATTAACAAACCAAAGA AACCCAAGTCCAAGAGGGGCACGACCCGTCTCCGAAACAAGATTGAAAAAGCTTCCGCAGCCAAACAGAAGAAGCAGCGCAAGCTCGCCAAGAAGAACCCAGAATGGCGGTCCAAATTAAAAAAGGACCCCGGCATCCCCAACTTGTTCCCGTACAAGGAGAAGCTTCTACAGGAAATTGAAGAGAAGCGCCTGAgaaaggccgccgaggccgagaagaagagggaaatggccaaggctgcGAAGACTGGTGCCACCCagcagggcggcgaggaagtcATGGACGATGCtgaagatgccgagggcTCTGTTGGGGACGTGGATGATGAGTtcatggacgaggatgaggatgtgGATGAGTCGAATCCCATGGCTGCTTTACTCGCCAGCGCGaaggctgcggcggcgcaaTACGACAAAGAGCTGGCGGAGAGTGATGGCatggacgatgacgacgaggacagTGACGATTCTAATAATGGCGGCATGAATGAGGTTTCAGTCGGCCAGGCTTCGTCACGCAAGACGTACGACAAGGTGTTCAAGCAGGTTGTTGAGCAGGCTGATGTGGTTCTGTATGTCTTGGATGCACGAGACCCCGAGGGTACTCGATCGCGAGAGGTTGAgcgcagcatcatggccgctgccgctggcggCAAGCGCCTCATCTTGATTCTCAACAAGGTCGATTTGATCCCCCAAAAAGTCCTGCGAGACTGGCTCGTCCATCTCCGACGATACTTCCCCACGCTCCCCCTCCGGGCCTCTGGTGCCGCTCCCAATGCCCACGTCTTCAACCACCGAGACTTGACGGTTCAAAGCACATCCGCGACACTTTTCAAAGCTCTCAAGAGCTACGCCGCCAGCCGGCAACTCAAGCGCGCCGTGTccgtcggcgtcatcggtTACCCCAACGTCGGCAAGTCCTCAGTCATCAACGCCCTCCTCAGCAGGATgagcggcaagggcggcagCTCTTCCAAAGCTTGCCCGGCGGGCGCCGAAGCCGGCGTCACCACCAGCATTCGCAGCGTTAAAATTGACAGCAAGCTGACGCTCCTCGACTCTCCTGGCGTCGTGTTcccgtcctcgtcatccgtcCAGTCCGGTGGCCTCGTCAGCCTCAAAAACGCAACTGAAGCACATGCCCATCTTATTCTCCTCAACGCCGTCCCTCCCAAGCAGATTGATGATCCCGTCCCCGCAGTCGGCCTGCTCATCCGCCGTCTCTCATCCTCCCCAGACCTGATGCAGAAACTGACCAATGTTTATGACATTCCGGCTCTTCTACCCAACAGACTCGACGGCGATGTCACAACCGACTTTTTGGTGCAGGTTGCTAGGAAGCGAGGTCGATTGGGTCGAGGCGGCGTTCCCAACATCCACGCTGCTGCTATGACTGTTGTTACAGACTGGCGAGATGGCCGTATTCAGGGGTGGGTTGAGCCGCCTGCCTTGGCTGTCGCGTCGGCTGATGCCTCTGCCGGGCCTGCCAAGAAGGTCCAGAATGTGGGTGAGGATGAGGTCATGCCGGACCAGAAGGAGATTGTCACGGAGTGGGCTGCCGAGTTTAAGCTGGATGGCTTGTGGGGGAACGATGAGGGTGCCGCGGCCGCGGAGGATGCTATGGAAGAGTAG
- the dis3 gene encoding Exosome complex exonuclease dis3, producing MTSLKRSHEGDSLASNISSKVYVRSTRSGKVQKIVREVYLRTDIPCSSKLCRACLEGAPRNASQQAQPFVLSEKPAATKAFPQGHYLVPDTNALLNAMDLFEQSSAFYDVIILQTVLEELRNRSLPLYNRLIGLTKSEDKRFYVFFNDFRLETYVNRELNESVNDRNDRAVRMAVKWYGEHLSGTKAGEVPAIVMLSDDQENLKKARSQGLNSLSLRDYVGSLEDGDKLLDMVAESQSLSLGGFKKQSQMLYPEYYSLSRMMTGVKAGLMHQGIFNVSPYNYLEGSIKVPAFSKPLLILGRESINRAVDGDVVVVEMLPQDKWKEPSTKIIEEDNITKNENADTEDRNDFVSDKERKALQEEAKRTHKSSSESQLQPTAKVVGVIKRNWRQYVGHIDPSSASKSASSQGRKQDSVFLIPMDKKIPKIRLRTRQVSELLGKRLLVTIDAWERDSRHPVGHFVRSLGELETKAAETEALLLEWDVQYRPFPKTVLDCLPKEGHDWRVPASVEDPGWKDREDLRGLLICSIDPVGCQDIDDALHARKLPNGNFEVGVHIADVSHFVKPVNAMDTEASIRGTTVYLVDKRIDMLPPLLGTDLCSLKPYVERYAFSVLWELNDNADIVSVRFTKSVIKSREAFSYEQAQLRIDDTSQQDDLTNGMRMLLKLSKKLKKKRMDAGALSLSSPEVKVQMESETSDPIDVKTKELLDTNSLVEEFMLFANISVAAKIYDAFPQTAILRRHAAPPKTNFDELADQLRVKRGFELRTDTSKALADSLDACIDKSDPFFNTLVRIMATRCMMSAEYFCSGTQAYPEFRHYGLASEIYTHFTSPIRRYADLLAHRQLAAAIGYEAVHPSVRSRGRLEAVCKNINVRHRNAQMAGRASTAYYVGQALKGNVAEEDAFVMRIFSNGFVVLVPRFGIEGLIRLRDLAEPEPESEFDAETYTLVTRGSRDLKVELFQKVKVKVRDEKDERTGKRGVKMELVTV from the exons ATGACGAGCTTGAAGAGATCCCACGAGGGGGATTCCTTGGCCTCCAACATTTCAAGCAAAGTCTATGTTCGTTCAACACGCAGTGGTAAGGTCCAAAAAATCGTGAGGGAAGTCTATCTCAGAACCGACATTCCCTGTTCCTCCAAGTTATGTAGAGCTTGCCTAGAGGGGGCTCCTAGAAATGCATCTCAACAAG CTCAGCCGTTCGTCCTGTCAGAAAAGCCTGCGGCTACCAAGGCCTTCCCACAAGGACATTACCTAGTGCCGGACACAAATGCACTTCTCAATGCTATGGATCTCTTTGAGCAAAGCTCAGCATTCTACGATGTGATTATTCTGCAGACGGTCCTGGAGGAGCTTAGAAACAGATCTCTGCCCTTGTACAACCGTTTGATTGGGCTTACCAAAAGCGAAGACAAGCGATTTTACGTGTTTTTCAACGATTTCCGGCTAGAGACATACGTCAACCGGGAGCTGAATGAGAGCGTCAATGATAGAAATGACCGTGCTGTTCGTATGGCTGTCAAATGGTACGGCGAACACCTGTCTGGGACTAAAGCAGGCGAGGTTCCTGCCATTGTCATGCTGAGCGATGACCAAGAGAACCTCAAGAAGGCGCGCAGTCAAGGCCTCAATTCACTCTCATTACGGGACTACGTGGGTAGTCTTGAAGATGGAGACAAGCTTCTTGACATGGTGGCTGAATCCCAAAGTCTGAGTCTGGGCGGCTTCAAGAAGCAGTCGCAAATGCTTTACCCTGAGTATTACAGCCTATCAAGGATGATGACCGGCGTGAAGGCAGGATTGATGCATCAAGGCATTTTCAACGTCTCGCCGTACAATTACCTTGAGGGCTCCATCAAAGTCCCAGCATTCTCCAAACCTCTTCTTATTCTAGGACGTGAGAGTATCAACCGTGCTGTTGATGgagatgtcgtcgtcgtagaGATGCTTCCCCAAGACAAGTGGAAGGAACCATCTACCAAGATTATCGAAGAAGACAATATCACCAAGAATGAGAATGCGGACACCGAAGACCGAAATGACTTTGTTTCAGACAAAGAGCGAAAAGCGCTGCAGGAGGAAGCAAAACGGACACACAAGTCCTCGTCAGAAAGTCAGTTGCAGCCTACTGCCAAGGTGGTTGGTGTAATCAAACGAAACTGGCGCCAATATGTGGGACATATCGATCCATCTTCAGCCAGCAAGTCCGCTTCATCCCAGGGCCGCAAACAAGATAGTGTTTTTCTCATTCCCATGGATAAGAAGATACCCAAGATTCGTTTACGAACCCGACAAGTATCTGAACTCCTGGGTAAGCGACTCCTTGTAACTATCGACGCGTGGGAGCGAGACTCTAGGCACCCAGTTGGACATTTTGTCCGCTCACTCGGCGAACTCGAaaccaaggccgccgagacAGAGGCTCTGCTTCTAGAATGGGATGTTCAGTATCGCCCGTTCCCCAAGACTGTCCTGGATTGCCTCCCCAAGGAAGGCCATGACTGGAGAGTACCCGCGAGTGTGGAGGACCCAGGCTGGAAAGATAGAGAAGACCTCCGTGGACTTCTCATCTGCAGTATCGACCCTGTAGGCTGCCAAGATATCGACGACGCCTTGCACGCTCGCAAATTGCCCAACGGAAACTTTGAAGTCGGCGTCCACATTGCCGACGTGTCACACTTTGTCAAGCCCGTCAACGCCATGGACACAGAAGCTAGCATCCGTGGGACAACGGTATACCTTGTCGACAAGCGTATCGACATGCTCCCGCCCTTGCTTGGTACGGATCTCTGCTCGCTCAAACCTTACGTTGAGCGATACGCCTTCTCCGTCCTCTGGGAGCTCAACGACAACGCCGACATTGTCAGCGTGCGCTTTACCAAATCCGTCATCAAGTCTCGCGAAGCATTCAGCTACGAACAAGCCCAGCTCCGCATCGACGACACCTCCCAGCAAGACGACCTCACAAACGGGATGCGCATGCTCCTCAAGCTCTCCAAAaagctcaagaagaagcgcatGGACGCCGGCGCCCTCAGTCTCTCCTCGCCAGAGGTCAAGGTCCAGATGGAGTCGGAAACCTCTGACCCCATCGacgtcaagaccaaggagcTCCTCGACACCAACTCCCTCGTCGAGGAGTTCATGCTGTTCGCCAACATTAGCGTCGCCGCCAAAATATACGACGCATTCCCGCAGACCGCCATCCTTCGTCGCCACGCAGCACCCCCCAAGACCAACTTTGACGAGCTGGCCGACCAGCTACGCGTCAAGCGAGGTTTCGAACTCCGCACAGATACGTCCAAAGCCCTCGCCGACTCCCTCGACGCCTGCATCGACAAGTCGGATCCCTTCTTCAACACGCTGGTccgcatcatggccacccGCTGCATGATGTCCGCCGAGTACTTCTGCTCCGGCACCCAAGCGTATCCCGAATTCCGGCACTACGGACTCGCCTCGGAGATCTACACGCACTTCACATCCCCCATCCGCCGATACGCAGACCTGCTCGCCCACAGacagctcgccgccgccatcggcTACGAGGCCGTGCACCCGTCCGTCCGCAGCAGAGGTCGCCTAGAGGCCGTCTGCAAGAACATCAATGTCCGTCATAGAAACGCCCAAATGGCCGGCCGTGCAAGCACGGCATACTACGTCGGGCAGGCACTCAAGGGCAACGTCGCAGAGGAAGATGCCTTTGTCATGAGGATTTTCAGCAACGGCTtcgtggtgctggtgccgaGGTTTGGAATCGAGGGTTTGATCAGGTTGCGGGATCTGGCTGAGCCCGAGCCCGAGAGCGAGTTTGATGCCGAGACGTATACGCTCGTGACGAGGGGCAGTAGGGACCTCAAGGTTGAGCTGTTCCAgaaggtcaaggtcaaggtcagGGATGAGAAGGACGAGAGGACGGGCAAGAGGGGCGTCAAGATGGAGTTGGTTACCGTGTAA